A genomic window from Glycine soja cultivar W05 chromosome 10, ASM419377v2, whole genome shotgun sequence includes:
- the LOC114369146 gene encoding uncharacterized protein LOC114369146, with amino-acid sequence MPPPTPLSSASAALRRRLQQSLRTRGGAESGPSRWTSPGHEERPKGYLFNRTPPPPGQARKWEDWELPCYVTSFLTIVILGVGLNAKPDLTIETWAHEKALERLKIENSLAAAATTNNNNDESSSSDESD; translated from the coding sequence ATGCCGCCTCCCACGCCCCTGAGCAGCGCCTCCGCCGCGCTCCGTCGGCGGCTGCAGCAGTCCCTCCGCACCCGCGGCGGCGCGGAGTCCGGGCCGAGCCGGTGGACGAGCCCGGGCCACGAAGAAAGGCCCAAGGGTTACCTCTTCAACCGGACGCCTCCGCCCCCGGGCCAGGCCCGCAAGTGGGAGGACTGGGAGCTCCCCTGCTACGTCACCAGCTTCCTCACCATCGTCATCCTCGGCGTGGGCCTCAACGCCAAGCCCGATCTCACCATCGAAACCTGGGCCCACGAAAAAGCCCTTGAACGCCTCAAGATCGAGAACTCCCTCGCTGCCGCCGCTACAACTAATAACAACAACGACGAGTCATCCTCCTCCGACGAATCGGACTGA